From a single Mycolicibacterium moriokaense genomic region:
- a CDS encoding PDGLE domain-containing protein, whose amino-acid sequence MTTAARRNWLFWIGFALAALVIAGGVSYLASSSPDGLDSATLRGCEVVDNAGVEELKGDCIAQHAQDHAMANSPLADYAVVGGEGTGGLAGVIGVIVTLAVAGGAFWLIARARPKTPAGD is encoded by the coding sequence GTGACGACCGCGGCGCGACGCAACTGGTTGTTCTGGATCGGCTTCGCCCTGGCAGCGTTGGTGATCGCCGGCGGCGTGTCCTATCTGGCCAGTTCCAGCCCGGACGGCCTGGACTCCGCCACGTTAAGGGGCTGTGAGGTCGTCGACAACGCCGGGGTAGAGGAACTCAAGGGCGACTGCATCGCCCAGCACGCGCAGGATCACGCCATGGCCAATTCCCCCCTCGCGGACTACGCCGTGGTGGGCGGCGAAGGCACCGGTGGGCTGGCCGGCGTCATCGGCGTCATCGTCACCCTCGCGGTCGCAGGGGGCGCATTCTGGTTGATCGCGCGGGCGAGGCCGAAGACGCCAGCCGGAGACTAG
- a CDS encoding APC family permease has product MTQELEAARPSDGKLLNAELIPEQVLPKVLSTFGLTAIYVFIICWITGSSVMAAGGWTAIPMWALGIALFLVPAGMACVELGNLWPGQGGVYIWATRTMGETWGYIGGYLSWIPVILNGAGSPAIVLQFLLLAFHAELGLTTTIILQLVVLWSVIGLALAKLAANQRIMNTVFVVYWVLALTVFICGLIYALRHGSATPFSLHDSLVPDFTGAGFLFGTVVLYLLGVETPYNMGAEFLSVRKSGAKMIVWGSAALIAIYLLTTLGTMMVLSGDEIDPVVGVVANLDKSGFPGLMEVAAVVLAVIVFIALTTYQVAYSRLIFVSGLERHLPRIFTHLNPRTRNPVTAVLIQGVLSSIILVTLYSQSSMANVTIYIQGGLSVVWLISGFFFLFPVIIARKKYADRYATEQFWRIPGGMTGVWATVIVGTIGTLGGIYYSFVTPWIDVSMGTWMTWTGGIGLMMVGLGVIVYIFGRRSAHKVSEEDALAHLAVLDLTKSETTTTEGESK; this is encoded by the coding sequence ATGACTCAGGAACTCGAAGCCGCCCGACCGTCCGACGGCAAGCTCTTGAACGCCGAGCTCATCCCCGAGCAGGTGTTACCCAAGGTGCTCAGCACCTTCGGGCTGACGGCGATCTATGTCTTCATCATCTGCTGGATCACCGGTTCGTCGGTCATGGCGGCCGGTGGCTGGACGGCGATCCCGATGTGGGCGCTCGGCATTGCACTGTTCCTGGTGCCTGCCGGTATGGCCTGCGTCGAACTGGGCAATCTGTGGCCCGGCCAGGGCGGTGTCTACATCTGGGCGACCCGAACCATGGGCGAGACCTGGGGATACATCGGCGGCTATCTGTCGTGGATACCGGTGATCCTCAACGGCGCGGGGTCGCCAGCCATCGTGCTGCAGTTCCTACTCCTGGCATTCCACGCCGAGCTGGGGCTGACGACGACGATCATCCTTCAGCTCGTGGTGCTGTGGTCGGTGATCGGGCTTGCGCTGGCGAAACTGGCCGCCAACCAACGGATCATGAACACGGTCTTCGTCGTCTACTGGGTGCTGGCCCTGACGGTCTTCATCTGCGGGCTCATCTACGCGCTGCGTCACGGCTCCGCCACGCCGTTCAGCCTGCACGACTCGTTGGTGCCCGACTTCACCGGCGCCGGCTTCCTGTTCGGCACCGTGGTGCTGTACCTGCTCGGCGTCGAGACCCCGTACAACATGGGTGCCGAGTTCCTCTCGGTGCGAAAGAGCGGCGCCAAGATGATCGTCTGGGGCTCGGCGGCTCTGATCGCCATCTATCTGCTCACCACACTCGGCACGATGATGGTGCTCTCCGGCGACGAGATCGATCCCGTCGTCGGCGTCGTCGCAAACCTCGACAAGTCAGGGTTCCCCGGCCTGATGGAGGTCGCCGCCGTGGTGCTGGCCGTCATCGTGTTCATCGCGCTGACGACATACCAGGTCGCCTACTCCCGGCTGATCTTCGTCTCCGGCCTGGAGCGTCATCTACCCCGCATCTTCACGCACCTGAACCCGCGCACCCGCAACCCGGTCACCGCGGTGCTCATCCAGGGCGTGCTGTCGTCGATCATCCTGGTGACCCTGTACTCGCAGAGCAGCATGGCTAACGTCACGATCTACATCCAGGGCGGCCTCAGCGTCGTCTGGCTGATCTCCGGATTCTTCTTCCTGTTCCCGGTGATCATCGCGCGCAAGAAGTACGCCGATCGCTATGCCACCGAACAGTTCTGGCGTATCCCCGGCGGTATGACCGGGGTGTGGGCGACCGTGATCGTCGGCACGATCGGCACGCTGGGCGGCATCTACTACTCGTTCGTCACCCCGTGGATCGACGTGTCCATGGGCACCTGGATGACGTGGACGGGCGGCATCGGACTGATGATGGTCGGCCTCGGCGTCATCGTGTACATCTTTGGGCGCCGCTCGGCGCACAAGGTCAGTGAAGAGGATGCGCTTGCGCATCTCGCGGTCCTCGACCTGACGAAGTCGGAAACCACCACAACGGAGGGTGAGTCGAAATGA
- a CDS encoding energy-coupling factor ABC transporter ATP-binding protein, translating into MTLPAIRIQDLHYVYPDGHSALAGIDLTVADGERVAVLGPNGAGKTTLMLHLNGVLTAASGSVEIGGIPLIRKNLQHIRQLVGLVFQDPDDQLFMPTVAQDVAFGPANFGVSGDELTARVQEALEAVSLTDLAGRSPAHLSGGQRRRAALATVLACRPDVLVLDEPSANLDPVARRELAETLLGLETTMLIVTHDLPYAAQLCNRAVVMDSGVVVADDDVRSILSDSDLLARHRLELPWGFEITAN; encoded by the coding sequence GTGACACTACCCGCAATCCGCATTCAGGATCTTCACTACGTCTATCCCGACGGTCACTCCGCGCTTGCCGGGATAGACCTGACGGTGGCCGACGGCGAGCGGGTGGCGGTACTCGGCCCCAATGGCGCGGGCAAGACGACCCTGATGCTGCACCTCAACGGGGTTTTGACTGCCGCCTCAGGGTCGGTCGAGATCGGCGGAATCCCGTTGATCCGCAAGAATTTACAGCACATCAGGCAGCTTGTTGGACTGGTGTTCCAGGACCCCGACGATCAGCTTTTCATGCCGACGGTCGCCCAGGATGTGGCGTTCGGTCCGGCCAATTTCGGGGTGTCCGGTGATGAATTGACCGCCCGCGTCCAGGAGGCGCTGGAGGCCGTGTCACTGACCGATCTGGCCGGTCGCAGTCCGGCGCACTTGTCGGGCGGCCAGCGTCGCCGCGCCGCGCTGGCGACGGTCCTCGCATGTAGGCCCGACGTCTTGGTCCTCGACGAACCGTCTGCCAACCTCGATCCGGTGGCACGGCGGGAATTGGCAGAGACCCTCCTGGGACTCGAAACCACCATGCTCATCGTCACGCACGACCTGCCCTACGCGGCGCAGCTGTGCAACAGGGCCGTCGTCATGGACTCCGGAGTCGTGGTAGCCGACGACGACGTGCGATCGATCCTTTCCGACTCGGATCTATTGGCGCGCCACCGCCTTGAACTCCCGTGGGGTTTCGAGATCACCGCCAACTAG
- the cbiQ gene encoding cobalt ECF transporter T component CbiQ: protein MGAGHAHPLYRDGDSVVHRVAPEVKIVCLVVFVLAVVATPREMLWPFGIYALIVLAVWRFARIPLRWILPRMLIEAPFLILAVLLPFAEGGNRVEVAGVHLSVSGLYAAWGIVIKGTLGVAASLTVAATTTARELSVALSRLGVPGTVTSMLVLMIRYIDLLASEAGRMRQARLSRGDSPSAIHQAGAIAKSVGALFLRAYERGERVYLAMLSRGFDGTVPALAAGVGSSAPASVRQWVAALMPAAAAVAVAACSWVIR from the coding sequence GTGGGAGCAGGCCACGCACATCCCCTGTACCGCGACGGCGACTCGGTCGTTCACCGTGTTGCTCCCGAGGTGAAGATCGTCTGCCTCGTGGTCTTCGTGCTCGCCGTGGTCGCCACACCCCGGGAGATGCTCTGGCCGTTCGGAATCTATGCCTTGATTGTCCTTGCAGTGTGGCGGTTTGCGCGGATTCCATTGCGCTGGATCCTGCCGCGCATGCTGATCGAGGCGCCATTCCTGATCCTCGCCGTGCTGCTACCGTTCGCCGAGGGCGGTAACAGGGTGGAGGTAGCCGGTGTGCACCTGTCGGTCTCTGGGCTCTACGCCGCGTGGGGCATCGTGATCAAGGGCACCCTGGGGGTGGCGGCATCTCTCACGGTCGCCGCGACCACCACGGCCCGCGAACTGTCCGTCGCGCTGAGCCGACTCGGAGTGCCGGGCACTGTGACCTCGATGCTGGTGTTGATGATTCGCTACATCGATTTGCTTGCCTCGGAGGCCGGCCGAATGCGTCAGGCGCGACTGTCGCGCGGTGATTCGCCGAGCGCTATACACCAGGCGGGCGCCATCGCGAAAAGTGTTGGAGCACTGTTCCTACGCGCGTACGAGCGGGGAGAACGCGTCTATCTCGCGATGTTGTCCAGGGGCTTTGACGGCACGGTCCCGGCATTGGCCGCCGGGGTGGGCTCCAGTGCACCGGCATCGGTTCGACAGTGGGTGGCCGCGCTCATGCCCGCTGCGGCCGCGGTGGCTGTGGCTGCCTGCTCGTGGGTGATCCGGTGA
- a CDS encoding superoxide dismutase — protein sequence MAEYTLPDLDYDYGALEPHISGQINEIHHSKHHATYVKGLNDAIAKLDEARANEDHGAIFLNEKNLAFHLGGHVNHTIWWKNLSPNGGDKPTGDLAAAIDDQFGSFDRFLAQFTAAANGLQGSGWAVLGYDTLGQRLLTFQLYDQQANVPLGILPLLQVDMWEHAYYLQYKNVKADYVKAFWNVVNWADVQARFAAATSKAQGLIF from the coding sequence ATGGCCGAGTACACACTTCCTGACCTGGACTACGACTACGGCGCGCTAGAACCGCACATCTCAGGTCAGATCAACGAGATTCACCACAGCAAGCACCACGCCACCTATGTGAAGGGTCTCAACGACGCCATCGCCAAACTCGACGAGGCGCGAGCCAACGAGGACCACGGCGCGATCTTCCTCAATGAGAAGAATCTGGCCTTCCATCTCGGCGGTCATGTCAACCACACCATCTGGTGGAAGAACCTTTCGCCCAATGGCGGCGACAAACCAACCGGTGACCTCGCGGCCGCGATCGACGACCAGTTCGGGTCGTTCGACAGGTTTCTGGCGCAGTTCACCGCCGCTGCCAACGGGCTGCAGGGCTCGGGCTGGGCGGTGCTGGGTTACGACACGTTGGGCCAACGACTTCTGACGTTTCAGCTGTACGACCAGCAGGCCAACGTGCCCCTTGGCATCCTCCCGCTGCTTCAGGTCGACATGTGGGAGCACGCGTATTACCTGCAGTACAAGAACGTGAAGGCCGATTACGTCAAGGCGTTCTGGAATGTCGTGAATTGGGCCGACGTGCAAGCGCGGTTCGCCGCTGCCACCAGTAAGGCGCAGGGCCTGATCTTCTAG
- a CDS encoding glycerate kinase yields MKIVLAPDSFKESMTATEAVAAMRAGVASVFPDAECVGVPMADGGEGTVDAVVDALHGQHVEVEVLDPLGRAITARYGYIPLRQLAVIEMAAASGLELIPPDQRDVLRASTFGVGQLIRSALNRGAEDMLIGLGGSATNDGGAGMLTALGAAFLGADGNPLEPGGAALRHLDRIDLTGLDPRLRNTRIRVASDVTAPLLGPTGATAVFGPQKGATPADVEVLEEALTQLATVAAVTLGKANPQRRGAGAAGGLGFAVVEFLGAESKPGVDEVAATVGLENALRGADWVFTGEGSVDAQTVMGKTPFGVAQAAARAGARVVIFAGRVAPDASVLLDHGVERLVAITAEGTPIEQALREGAESLRRATAEVCSDIRG; encoded by the coding sequence ATGAAAATTGTCCTAGCACCTGACTCGTTCAAAGAGTCGATGACCGCGACAGAAGCGGTGGCCGCGATGCGCGCCGGCGTGGCATCGGTGTTCCCCGATGCCGAATGCGTCGGTGTCCCGATGGCCGACGGCGGCGAGGGCACCGTCGATGCCGTCGTCGACGCGTTACACGGCCAGCACGTCGAGGTCGAGGTCCTCGATCCACTCGGTCGGGCCATCACCGCACGGTACGGCTACATTCCGCTTCGCCAGCTGGCGGTGATCGAGATGGCGGCCGCCTCCGGACTGGAACTCATCCCGCCCGACCAGCGAGACGTGCTGCGCGCCAGCACCTTCGGCGTCGGACAACTGATCCGGTCCGCACTGAACCGCGGGGCGGAGGACATGTTGATCGGGCTGGGCGGATCAGCCACCAACGACGGCGGCGCAGGAATGCTCACCGCGCTCGGCGCGGCATTCCTCGGCGCCGACGGAAACCCCCTCGAACCCGGCGGCGCCGCGCTGCGTCACCTCGACCGCATCGATCTCACCGGCCTGGATCCGCGGCTGCGCAACACCCGCATCCGGGTGGCCTCCGACGTCACCGCACCGCTGCTGGGCCCCACCGGCGCCACCGCGGTCTTCGGGCCGCAGAAAGGCGCTACGCCTGCCGATGTGGAGGTTCTGGAAGAAGCGCTGACGCAGCTGGCCACCGTCGCGGCAGTGACGCTGGGCAAGGCGAACCCACAACGCCGAGGGGCGGGCGCGGCCGGGGGTTTGGGCTTTGCAGTCGTCGAATTCCTCGGCGCGGAAAGCAAACCCGGCGTCGACGAGGTCGCCGCGACGGTCGGTCTCGAGAATGCCCTCCGCGGCGCCGACTGGGTGTTCACCGGCGAGGGCAGTGTCGACGCCCAAACCGTGATGGGTAAAACGCCTTTCGGCGTCGCTCAGGCCGCCGCACGGGCAGGCGCGCGGGTGGTGATCTTCGCCGGCCGCGTGGCGCCCGACGCCTCGGTGCTGCTGGACCACGGCGTGGAGCGCCTCGTGGCGATCACCGCCGAGGGCACGCCCATCGAACAGGCGTTGCGCGAGGGTGCCGAATCGCTGAGGCGCGCCACGGCCGAGGTCTGCAGCGATATCAGGGGCTAG
- a CDS encoding arginase family protein, with product MSFTPSADEAIELLEGYFYWSGFPRLLGCEIETDFTKADIALVGLPLAINPVERTQYLGPRAVRHRSQAYHRGHREFGINPFELARIRDFGDVPIPTPTIADQAVLDIEKFYARMDAAGVLPFTIGGDHACTLPVLRAIAGPNSRRKGPVGIIHFDSHTDTYGDSAGVHCHAGNGFRIGNEEGLIDASRYVHVGLNGPMVHPNMDDYSKDAGYRMLTLDEIEEIGIPAAIEEIRKVIGDGPVYVTVDLDVLTLSDAPAVADPEAGGLTIREMLKILRSFRGMDVIGGDIVCFVPHLDPSQVTALHISAIMHDIVTVMAEGVAKKR from the coding sequence GTGAGCTTTACTCCCTCCGCTGATGAGGCCATCGAACTACTCGAGGGGTACTTTTACTGGAGCGGGTTCCCGAGATTGCTGGGATGTGAAATCGAGACAGATTTCACGAAAGCTGACATCGCGTTGGTGGGGCTACCACTGGCAATCAACCCGGTCGAGCGGACCCAGTATCTGGGCCCCCGCGCCGTCCGCCACCGGTCACAGGCCTACCACCGCGGCCACCGCGAGTTCGGGATCAACCCCTTCGAACTCGCCCGGATCCGTGACTTCGGCGACGTACCGATTCCCACCCCGACGATCGCCGATCAAGCGGTCCTCGACATCGAGAAGTTCTACGCACGGATGGACGCCGCCGGGGTGCTGCCGTTCACGATCGGCGGCGACCACGCCTGCACGCTGCCGGTGCTGCGGGCCATCGCCGGCCCGAACTCGCGCCGCAAGGGGCCGGTCGGAATCATCCACTTCGACTCGCACACAGACACTTACGGCGACTCGGCGGGCGTGCACTGCCATGCCGGCAACGGTTTCCGGATCGGCAATGAAGAAGGCCTGATCGACGCGTCGCGTTACGTGCACGTCGGCCTCAACGGTCCGATGGTGCATCCGAACATGGACGACTACTCCAAGGACGCCGGGTACCGAATGCTCACGCTCGACGAAATCGAGGAGATCGGCATACCCGCCGCGATCGAGGAGATCCGCAAGGTGATCGGCGACGGGCCGGTGTACGTGACGGTCGACCTGGACGTCCTGACGCTCAGCGATGCGCCCGCCGTCGCCGACCCGGAGGCGGGCGGCCTGACGATACGGGAGATGCTGAAGATCCTGCGCAGCTTCCGCGGCATGGACGTGATCGGCGGCGACATCGTGTGCTTTGTCCCCCATCTCGATCCGTCACAGGTCACCGCCCTCCACATCAGCGCGATCATGCATGACATCGTCACGGTGATGGCCGAGGGTGTCGCGAAGAAGAGATAA
- a CDS encoding energy-coupling factor ABC transporter permease, with protein sequence MHMSDGIVNAPTSVGFALLAAIALGVCAWRARAELDERTVPLAGLVAAFIFAVQMVNFPILPGVSGHLLGGALAAILVGPYTGALCVAIVLIVQSLLFADGGVTALGTNITNMAVIGVAAGYSTAVLLYSVLRRRRSDVSTASLGVVSFIAAVVGTICAAMGFVIEYAIGGASSTSLGAVAAYMFGTHALIGVGEGIITALTVVAVARARPDLVYLLRTNRVVEGATA encoded by the coding sequence ATGCACATGAGCGACGGCATCGTCAACGCGCCGACGTCGGTCGGTTTTGCGTTGCTTGCCGCTATAGCGCTCGGTGTCTGCGCATGGCGGGCTCGTGCCGAACTGGATGAACGCACGGTGCCGCTGGCAGGGCTGGTGGCCGCCTTCATCTTCGCGGTGCAGATGGTGAACTTCCCGATCCTGCCCGGCGTCAGCGGCCACCTGCTCGGTGGTGCACTGGCCGCAATCCTGGTGGGGCCGTATACCGGCGCGTTGTGTGTGGCGATCGTCTTGATCGTGCAGTCACTGTTGTTCGCCGACGGCGGCGTCACGGCGTTGGGGACCAACATCACCAATATGGCCGTGATCGGGGTCGCGGCGGGCTATTCGACGGCGGTGCTGTTGTACTCCGTCCTGAGACGCCGCCGAAGCGACGTCTCAACGGCATCCCTGGGCGTCGTCTCCTTCATCGCTGCCGTAGTCGGGACGATCTGTGCCGCAATGGGATTCGTCATCGAATACGCCATCGGTGGTGCGTCCTCTACGTCACTGGGCGCCGTCGCCGCCTACATGTTCGGTACCCACGCCCTGATCGGTGTCGGAGAGGGGATCATCACTGCGCTGACAGTTGTCGCCGTCGCCAGAGCCCGTCCCGACCTCGTATATCTGCTGCGAACGAACCGAGTGGTTGAAGGAGCGACAGCGTGA
- a CDS encoding ArsR/SmtB family transcription factor: MKKPVDQAVPTPASLADVDVATWTLRFDLLSDPNRLAILLTLHRAPGMCVGDLAAAVGSSENAVSQALRILRQQGWVKSTRTGRQVSYQLEDDIVHDLLHWIGAGHTL; this comes from the coding sequence ATGAAGAAGCCTGTAGATCAGGCCGTACCGACTCCGGCTTCGCTGGCCGACGTGGACGTCGCCACCTGGACTCTGCGCTTTGACTTGCTCTCCGATCCCAATCGCCTCGCAATTCTGCTGACCCTGCATCGCGCTCCCGGAATGTGTGTGGGCGACCTCGCTGCCGCGGTCGGTAGCTCGGAAAACGCGGTTTCACAAGCGCTTCGGATCCTGCGCCAACAAGGCTGGGTCAAGAGCACCCGGACTGGTCGACAGGTCAGTTACCAGTTGGAAGACGACATCGTGCACGATCTGCTGCACTGGATTGGCGCTGGACACACATTGTGA
- a CDS encoding MarR family winged helix-turn-helix transcriptional regulator yields the protein MKEMLEDQPLGYLLTRVGNALRAEVTASVLDPMGLAFPQYICMRILAKYPGRSNADLARDTNVTPQAMNMVLRRLESRGLVTRPTSVSSGRSLPARLTREGEELLKRTDAGVRAAERKLMAGLTVEQRREFKRVLVALGSD from the coding sequence ATGAAGGAGATGCTCGAAGACCAGCCGCTGGGGTATCTGCTGACCCGGGTGGGGAACGCGCTGCGCGCGGAGGTGACCGCGAGCGTCCTCGACCCGATGGGACTTGCCTTCCCGCAATACATCTGCATGCGAATCCTGGCGAAGTACCCTGGCCGCTCCAACGCCGATCTCGCCCGCGACACCAACGTCACCCCACAGGCGATGAACATGGTGCTGCGCCGCCTCGAAAGCCGCGGACTCGTCACCCGGCCCACCAGCGTCTCCTCGGGGCGGTCGCTGCCGGCCAGGCTGACCCGCGAGGGCGAAGAGCTCCTCAAGCGCACCGACGCCGGGGTACGCGCCGCGGAACGAAAGCTCATGGCGGGGCTGACCGTGGAGCAGCGCCGGGAGTTCAAGCGTGTTCTGGTGGCGCTCGGCTCCGACTGA
- a CDS encoding primary-amine oxidase, with translation MTMDSTALHADLTSGDVAYPLDPLTGEEIEAAATIVTDSEYATPTLRFVMIQLAEPAKRPELTFEGVTDIPRQAFITAYDPAAKALYEAIVDLQARLITSWKLIPGRFPSYLVEWMTGVEEKVREDSRWQEAMRKRGVTDFDLAMIDPWPAGYYGPQDHYDNSPLVCRPLTFVRAAPSEHGYARPVEGLIVTFDLGKMEVIDVEDHGAVPLPPKAGNYTEKFMFDEDNRPAFTEFRSDVKPIEITQPDGPSFTVDGWKVQWQKWSMRVGFNPREGIVLHEITYTDRGEVRPIIYRASLSEMVVPYGDSSPTHWNKNVFDMGEVGMGFSANPLTLGCDCLGEIYYFDATVNDSSGNAVTIPNAICMHEEDYGISWKHTDFRTEEVEVRRARRLVISMICTVGNYEYGFFWYFYNDASMEVEVKLSGVLTTGAVPDGETPRWGKMVAPNIYGPNHQHFFSFRLDMSIDGAGNSVYEVDSIPEPDPALNPHHNAWITRETLVESEAAGARDWDWKTGRYWKIANPNKYNELGSPVAYKLTPREMVPVMVQEGSYIYDRARFVQHNLWVTKYDPAERFAAGDYMYQSADMQGLPCYIADDAPLENSDLVLWYTVGAHHVVRPEDWPVMPCAYNGFHLKPVGFFDGNPALDIPPSPPAACHHH, from the coding sequence ATGACAATGGATAGCACCGCACTACACGCGGACCTCACGAGCGGCGACGTCGCGTATCCGCTCGATCCCCTGACGGGAGAGGAGATCGAGGCCGCGGCCACGATCGTCACCGACTCCGAATATGCGACTCCCACCCTGCGATTCGTGATGATCCAGCTGGCTGAGCCGGCCAAGAGACCAGAGCTGACGTTCGAGGGTGTGACCGACATCCCGCGGCAGGCGTTCATCACCGCCTACGACCCCGCTGCCAAGGCGCTCTACGAGGCGATCGTGGACCTGCAGGCACGCCTGATCACCTCGTGGAAATTGATTCCCGGCCGCTTTCCCTCCTATCTCGTCGAGTGGATGACCGGTGTGGAGGAGAAGGTCAGGGAAGATTCCCGCTGGCAGGAGGCGATGCGCAAACGCGGCGTCACCGATTTCGATCTGGCGATGATCGACCCTTGGCCCGCAGGCTATTATGGTCCGCAGGATCACTACGACAACTCGCCACTGGTGTGTCGACCGCTGACTTTTGTGCGGGCGGCGCCTTCCGAACACGGCTACGCCCGGCCTGTCGAAGGGCTGATCGTGACGTTCGACCTGGGCAAGATGGAGGTCATCGACGTCGAGGACCACGGCGCGGTGCCGTTGCCGCCGAAGGCAGGCAACTACACCGAGAAGTTCATGTTCGACGAGGACAACCGCCCGGCGTTCACGGAGTTCCGTTCGGACGTGAAACCGATCGAGATCACCCAACCCGACGGTCCCAGCTTCACTGTCGACGGGTGGAAGGTGCAGTGGCAGAAATGGTCGATGCGGGTGGGCTTCAACCCACGTGAGGGAATCGTGCTGCATGAGATCACCTACACCGACCGTGGCGAGGTGAGGCCGATCATCTACCGCGCATCGTTGTCGGAAATGGTTGTCCCATACGGTGACTCGTCGCCGACACACTGGAACAAGAACGTGTTCGACATGGGCGAGGTAGGCATGGGATTCTCCGCCAACCCGCTGACCCTGGGGTGCGACTGCCTTGGCGAGATCTACTACTTCGACGCCACGGTCAACGACTCGTCGGGCAACGCGGTGACCATCCCGAACGCCATCTGCATGCACGAGGAGGACTACGGGATCTCCTGGAAGCACACCGATTTCCGCACCGAGGAGGTCGAGGTCCGGCGTGCCCGTCGGCTGGTGATCTCGATGATCTGTACCGTCGGCAACTACGAGTACGGGTTCTTCTGGTACTTCTACAACGACGCCTCGATGGAGGTGGAGGTCAAGCTATCCGGAGTGCTCACCACCGGTGCGGTTCCCGACGGTGAGACGCCGCGCTGGGGAAAGATGGTCGCCCCCAACATCTACGGCCCGAACCACCAGCATTTCTTCAGCTTCCGCCTCGACATGAGCATCGATGGCGCGGGGAACAGCGTCTACGAGGTCGACTCGATACCCGAGCCCGACCCCGCGCTCAACCCGCACCACAACGCGTGGATCACCCGCGAGACTCTGGTGGAATCGGAGGCGGCGGGTGCCAGGGACTGGGACTGGAAAACAGGGCGCTACTGGAAGATCGCCAACCCGAACAAGTACAACGAGCTCGGCAGCCCCGTCGCCTACAAGCTCACGCCACGAGAAATGGTGCCGGTGATGGTCCAGGAGGGCTCGTACATCTACGACCGTGCGCGCTTTGTGCAGCACAACCTATGGGTGACGAAATACGATCCCGCCGAGAGGTTCGCGGCGGGCGACTACATGTACCAGTCGGCGGATATGCAGGGACTGCCGTGCTACATCGCCGACGATGCGCCGTTGGAGAACTCCGACCTCGTGCTGTGGTACACCGTGGGGGCGCACCACGTGGTGCGACCGGAGGACTGGCCGGTGATGCCGTGCGCGTATAACGGCTTCCACCTCAAGCCGGTCGGATTCTTCGACGGCAACCCCGCACTGGACATACCGCCGTCACCGCCGGCGGCCTGCCACCATCACTAG
- a CDS encoding ArsR/SmtB family transcription factor, with amino-acid sequence MNADSREAWLRLPDDQASLIVEVFRMLADATRVQILWALTHGEHSVNQLAEHVGKPAPSVSQHLAKLRMARLVRTRKEGTQVIYRIENDHVRQLVVDAVFNAEHSGPGIPGHHRNDPATRQLPGASA; translated from the coding sequence ATGAATGCAGATAGTCGGGAAGCGTGGCTCCGACTTCCAGACGATCAGGCGAGCTTGATCGTCGAGGTGTTTCGCATGCTGGCCGACGCCACACGCGTCCAGATTCTCTGGGCGCTGACCCACGGTGAGCATTCGGTCAACCAGCTTGCCGAGCATGTCGGGAAGCCGGCACCGTCCGTATCACAGCACCTGGCGAAGCTTCGGATGGCGCGACTGGTTCGCACACGTAAGGAGGGAACTCAGGTCATCTACCGCATCGAAAACGACCACGTTCGACAACTGGTGGTCGACGCCGTATTCAATGCCGAACATTCCGGCCCCGGCATTCCCGGCCATCACCGCAACGACCCAGCGACGCGCCAACTTCCGGGGGCGTCCGCGTAG